A genomic stretch from Microplitis mediator isolate UGA2020A chromosome 10, iyMicMedi2.1, whole genome shotgun sequence includes:
- the LOC130676571 gene encoding transcription elongation factor SPT6-like has product MNSENQSSPEAQKLLKNLKRGEAVFSGNSNDRFTFTWKVTDDIYQHVEVTETDKPNYYTMGRSLWIGTKKFESPNQIMATHINAMAYNAEEILESKYYRSEVLGSGGKAEQVLRKQKEENPGRIPFIISASKKYPGKFLLSYVPLFLCYHEYVTVTPEGFEYRNQLFKKFKSLIRWFKNHARNPNSVTYDTSDVTCSTA; this is encoded by the exons ATGAATTCC gaaaatCAAAGTTCTCCTGAAGCTCAGAAACTATTGAAGAATTTGAAACGAGGGGAAGCTGTTTTCAGTGGCAATTCAAACGATCGTTTTACATTCACTTGGAAAGTGACTGACGACATTTATCAGCACGTTGAAGTAACTGAAACGGATAAGCCGAATTATTATACAATGGGACGAAGTTTGTGGATCggcactaaaaaatttgaaagtccGAATCAAATAATGGCGACGCATATCAACGCGATGGCTTATAACGCCGAAGAAATACTTGAATCCAAGTACTATCGCAGTGAGGTTCTTGGGTCCGGTGGCAAAGCTGAACAAGTATTGAGGAAACAGAAGGAAGAAAACCCCGGTAGAATTCCATTCATTATTTCAGCTTCGAAAAAATATcctggaaaatttttactatcgtATGTGCCTCTATTTCTATGTTACCATGAATACGTTACTGTTACCCCAGAGGGGTTCGAATATCGCAACCAACTATTCAAGAAGTTTAAGTCGTTGATACGTTGGTTCAAAAATCACGCTAGGAACCCGAACTCTGTCACTTATGATACTTCAGATGTCACATGTTCAACTgcttga